The DNA region GATACTCATACCAATAACGGCCATGGCTCGTAAGCGGTGCTCTTCACGGGTCAGGTCTGAGGTAAGCGCCATAATCACCGCCGCAATCGCCCCGGCCCCCTGAATGGCTCGCCCCAGAATAACCCCGTAGATTGAATCTGACATCGCCGCGATGACGCTTCCTATCGCGAAGATGACCAGACCAAGAATGATCATCGGCTTGCGGCCAAAGCGATCCGAAAGCATACCAAATGGAATCTGCAAAATAGCCTGGGTCAGACCATAAATGCCGATTGCCAGCCCCACCATAAACGGTGTAACGCCTTCAAGTTGCTCTGCATACAGAGCAAACACCGGCAAAATCATAAACAGGCCCAGCATACGCAGTGCGTAAATACTGGCCAACGAGGAGACCGCCCTCTTTTCGAGAGGGGTCATGGCATCAATTTGTATCTCTTGTTCGTGCTTTTTCACAAAAATTCCAACTCTGAATTTACCCAAGGGCGTAAAAAAGCCGTATAGTAGCAGGTTCTCCGACATTGCGAAAATAACCGATGGAAATTATCAAGATTCAGGGTGCACGCACCCACAATTTGAAAAATATCGACCTGGAACTCCCCCGTAACAAGTTAATTGTAATTACCGGGCTATCGGGTTCCGGCAAGTCGTCCCTGGCATTTGATACCATTTATGCTGAGGGGCAACGACGCTATGTGGAGTCACTTTCAAGTTATGCCCGCCAATTCCTCTCCATGATGGAGAAGCCCGACGTGGACCATATCGAAGGTCTCTCGCCGGCCATCTCCATAGAGCAGAAGACCACCTCGCATAATCCGCGCTCAACCGTGGGCACCGTGACCGAAATTTATGACTACCTGCGCCTGCTGTTTGCACGGGCGGGTGAACCGCGCTGCCCGACACACGGCAATGTATTGGAGGCGCAGACCGTCAGCCAGATGGTCGACCAGGTGTTGGCACTGCCCGAGGGGGTTAAGTTAATGCTCCTCGCGCCGGTGGTAAAAGCCAGAAAAGGCGAGCACCTCAGCACCTTGGCCGAGCTACGCGCCAATGGTTTTATTCGCGCCCGAATCAATGGTGAAATTCTTGAGCTCGACGATGTCCCGCCACTAGAGCTGCACAAAAAGCATACGATTGAGGTGGTGGTTGATCGCTTCAAAGTGCGTGGTGGACTCAAACAGCGCCTTGCTGAATCGTTCGAAACCGCACTTAATCTGGCCGATGGCCTCGCACGCATTGCCTACATGGAGGAGGCGCAAGAGGAGATTCTCTTCTCTGCCAATTTCGCCTGCCCACAGTGTGGCTTTAGCCTCACCGAGCTTGAACCGCGCATGTTCTCTTTCAATAATCCGGCGGGTGCCTGCCCTGATTGTGACGGCTTGGGTGTAAAACAGTTTTTTGACCCCGCCAAAGTGGTCAGCTCGCCCACTCTCTCCCTTCCAGGGGGCGCTGTACGCGGTTGGGACCGCCGCAATGGCTACTACTTCAGCATGCTGACCTCCCTTGCTGAGCACTTCAATTTTGATATCGAGCTGCCCTTTCTAGAGCTTCCCGAAAAGATACAAAATGTTGTTTTATACGGCAGTAATGATGAGATTATCAGCTTCAAATTCCAGGGAGAACGCGGTAAAAAAACCATCCGTGAGCACCCTTTCGAAGGGGTCATTAACAACATGGAGCGCCGTTATAAAGAGACCGACTCCAACGTGGTACGCGAAGAGCTCTCCAAATTTCTTAACAGCCACTCCTGCCCCGCGTGCAAGGGGAGCCGATTATCACTGGCATCGCGGAATGTATTTATTGCCCGCTCTACACTTCCCGAAGTGACTGAGATGCCTATCGGTACCGCGCAAGGTTTTTTCGAGCAGCTAACACTCCCCGGACGCAAAGGAGAGATTGCCGATAAAATCGTCAGTGAGATCAACCTACGCCTTAAGTTTCTGGTTAATGTTGGACTGGAGTATCTCTCGCTGGACCGCAGCGCCGATACGCTCTCTGGTGGTGAGGCACAACGTATTCGCCTGGCTAGTCAAATCGGTGCAGGGCTGGTAGGTGTGATGTATGTACTGGATGAGCCCTCCATCGGCCTGCATCAACGGGATAACGAACGACTGCTCAACACCCTCATCTATCTGCGCGATTTGGGTAATACCGTCATCGTGGTCGAACATGATGAAGAGGCGGTTCTGCTGGCAGATCATGTGCTCGATATTGGGCCGGGTGCCGGTGTGCATGGTGGCAATATTATCGCTCAGGGCACACCACAGGAGGTGATGGATAACCCTAACTCCATCACCGGCCAGTACCTCTCCGGAAAATTGAAAATTGCAATTCCGAAACAGCGCAAACCTTTCGATCCCGAGCGCTGCCTACAACTGTTTGGCGCACAAAGTCACAATCTAAAATCAGTCAATCTGGAGATTCCGCTGGGCATTATGACCGCCATCACCGGGGTCTCCGGCTCAGGAAAGTCGACTCTAATCAACCGCACGCTCTATCCGCTACTGGCTAACAGCCTCAATCGAGCCGAAATGACAGCGGCAAAATATAGCTCAATCGAAGGCCTGCAGTATCTTGATAAAGTGGTCGATATTGACCAATCACCCATTGGTCGCACCCCTCGCTCCAACCCGGCCACCTACACAGGGCTCTTCACGCCGATCCGTGAACTGCTCGCCGGCACTCAGGAGTCACGCACGCGTGGCTACACGCCGGGGCGCTTCAGTTTCAATGTAAAAGGGGGACGCTGTGAGGCGTGCCAGGGGGATGGCATGATCAAGGTGGAGATGCACTTCCTACCCGACATCTACGTCCCTTGTGATGCCTGCAAAGGTAAGCGCTATAATCGCGAAACCCTGGATATCACCTATAAAGGGAAAAACATCAACCAGATCCTCGAAATGACCGTCGAGGATGCCCGTGAGTTTTTTGATGCCATCCCGTCTGTTGCACGAAAGCTGCAAACTTTGATGGATGTGGGGCTGAGCTACATTCGACTGGGACAGAGTGCCACCACCCTCTCGGGAGGCGAAGCACAGCGGGTTAAACTCTCCCGCGAACTCTCCAAACGAGATACCGGTAAAACCATCTATATTCTGGATGAACCCACCACCGGGCTGCACTTCCACGATATCGCCCAACTGCTCAAAGTGTTAGTGCGACTCAAGGAGCATGGCAATACTATTGTGGTGATTGAGCACAACCTCGATGTGATCAAAACAGCAGACTGGGTTATCGACCTCGGTCCCGAAGGGGGAGATAAGGGTGGGGCCATTATTGCCGCCGGAACGCCAGAAGAGGTAGCAAGAGAAGCGCACTCCCACACTGGGCGGTTTCTCGCCCCGGTGCTGGATAACGGCTGATCAAATTGGCTGCCGAGTAGACCTCAAAGTGGCCTTGTAAAATATGCGCGCCAAACCATTGGTAAACGGAATAGAGAGTGGTAGACTCTTAATCCATAACCCCATGAGTTAATAGCCTAAGATGATAAGCCGCACTGGAAAGCACGCCCTACAAATTCTCGGCCACCTGGTAAAGAACCAGGGTACCTGGATTTCTGGCCAGGATATTGCCACGGCAACCGATATACCCGCCAACTACCTGGGCAAAATACTGAACAATCTCGCCAAACATGGGTTTGTCGAGTCACGTAAAGGCTGGGGCGGCGGATTTACCATTCGGGACGAGGCGATGGCACGTCCTATCAATGAAGCACTGGAAGTGGTCGAAGGGCCAACTGCTGCCGAATCAAAAGAGTGTGCCTATGGTCTTGGCCAATGCAATGACGACCAGCCCTGCCCCCTGCACCAGCACTTCAAACCTATCCGCGCCGCTTTCGAGGAGATGCTCAGCAGCGTCACTGTGCGCGACATCTGCTCACTGGACGAAAAAATTGATCTGTAGCGCCACGCCAACTCATTTGTAACGAGTTGGATCAACGATACCGGCATCGGAAAAACCCTGTTTACGCAGACGACATGAATCGCAGACACCACAGGCATCACCACGCTCATCCGCCTGATAACATGAGACCGTCACCCCATAATCAACACCTAACACCGTCCCCTTACGGATAATATCGCCTTTGCTCAACTCAAGCAGTGGCGTATGAAGCGTCATGGGATCGCCCTCTACCGCTCTTTTCGTTGCAAGGTTTGCCATCGCTGAAAATGCCGACATAAACTCAGGCCGGCAATCAGGGTAACCCGAATAATCAACCGCATTCACGCCGATAAAAATATCATCTGCCTCAAGCACCTCGGCCCAGCCCAGCGCATAAGAGAGGAAAATGGTATTACGGGCGGGAACATAGGTGATGGGAATACCTTCTGACAAAGAAGCCGGCACATCAATCGTGTGGTCAGTCAGTGCCGAGCCACCAATGTCTGCAAAATCGAGAGGAATAATAAGGTGTTGAACAACACCTTGCTGCTTGGCAATACCGGATGCTGCCACCAGCTCGCTCTCATGGCGCTGCCCATAACGAAAACTTAGCGCATAACATGCATACCCCTGAGCCTGTGCGATAGCCAAAACGGTTGCTGAATCCAGCCCCCCGGAAAGCAATATGACCGCTTTTTTACTCATCGCCCCTCAGCCTCCCCCCAGAGAATCTTATGTAACTGCATTTGAAAACGAACCGGAAGGTGGTCATCAATAATCCACTGCGCTAACTCAGCAGGCTGTTGCTGGGAAAAGCTGGGGGAGAAGAGCACTTCACAGCAGGCGGGCAGATCGTGGTGCAGTACAATCTCCTTTGCCCACAGATAGTCTTCGCGATTGCAGATGACAAACTTAACTTGGTCCTGAGGTGTCAGAGATGAGATGTTCTCATAGAGGTTTTTTTCCATCTCACCGGAAGCCGGTGTTTTAAGGTCCATTACCTTGATCACACGACTATCGACATCACTCACATCAAGTGCACCGCTGGTCTCAAGAGAGACCTCATAGCCCTTATCACACAGCTGACTCAATAGCGCCAGAACACCCTTCTGTGCCAGTGGCTCGCCGCCGGTCACACAGACGTGATGAACATGAAATGCCTCAACCCGCCTGACAACTTCACCCAACGCCATCTGCTCACCACCCTGAAAAGCGTATTGGGTATCACAGTAGTGGCAGCGAAGTGGGCAACCGGTTAAGCGAATAAAAGCCGTTGGGAAGCCGATGCTGCGGGATTCACCCTGTAGTGAAACAAAAATTTCACTCATGCGAAGAGAACTCATACACAATCACTCGATATGATGGAAAAACACCCCAGAAAAGGGGTGTAAGTTGTGCTTTACAAATTAGCCGCACGCAACATTTGTATACGCTGTTCAGCCAAACCTGCTGCGGCACTTTGCGGATATTCATTAATCAGCTGTTGCAGTATTTCACGACACTCACCCCAGCGCTTTTGCTCATATAAACTGTAACCACTCTTAAGCATTGCGTCAGGGCGTTTGCGGGCAGATTTATCTGCAATCACCTGAGAAAATGACTCAATTGCCTGGTCGAAAAGGCGACTGACATAGTAGGCCTCACCCAGCCAATATTGAGCATTCTGCTGGTACTCTCCCGTTGGATAACGCTGCAAAAATGAGGAGAAAGCAGTGATTGACTGCTCATAGTTACCCGCCATCAGCAGGTCAAGTGCCTTTTGGTAGTCAGACTGCTCTTGCAGTGGGTTGATCGGCTCCGGTGGCTTAGCTGCGGCTAAATCCGCGCTAGGCGCGCCGTTATCGGCAACCCCCACACCACCTCCCGTTACCGGCAGAGGTGTAATCACAGCGGCCCCTGCCTCCACAGAAAGCGCACCGTTAGATGCCGCATCTACACCCTGCTCAGTCAGACCAGAGCCAGCCGCCCCATCCACCACCCCTGCCAACTCACCCTCGGGTAATGCCGCCGTGACATCGGCCACAGCCGCTGTTGGCAAGGAGAGCCGTTTGAAGCTCTTTTGCAGGCTGCCAATACGCTGGTCAAGGTCAATATAGAGGCTGCGCTGACGCTGCTTAATACCCTCAATACCGTGCTGCTGTTGCTCCTGCTCGCCACGAAGTTGCTGCACCTCGAGCTGCAAGGCATCCAGC from Gammaproteobacteria bacterium includes:
- the uvrA gene encoding excinuclease ABC subunit UvrA, translating into MEIIKIQGARTHNLKNIDLELPRNKLIVITGLSGSGKSSLAFDTIYAEGQRRYVESLSSYARQFLSMMEKPDVDHIEGLSPAISIEQKTTSHNPRSTVGTVTEIYDYLRLLFARAGEPRCPTHGNVLEAQTVSQMVDQVLALPEGVKLMLLAPVVKARKGEHLSTLAELRANGFIRARINGEILELDDVPPLELHKKHTIEVVVDRFKVRGGLKQRLAESFETALNLADGLARIAYMEEAQEEILFSANFACPQCGFSLTELEPRMFSFNNPAGACPDCDGLGVKQFFDPAKVVSSPTLSLPGGAVRGWDRRNGYYFSMLTSLAEHFNFDIELPFLELPEKIQNVVLYGSNDEIISFKFQGERGKKTIREHPFEGVINNMERRYKETDSNVVREELSKFLNSHSCPACKGSRLSLASRNVFIARSTLPEVTEMPIGTAQGFFEQLTLPGRKGEIADKIVSEINLRLKFLVNVGLEYLSLDRSADTLSGGEAQRIRLASQIGAGLVGVMYVLDEPSIGLHQRDNERLLNTLIYLRDLGNTVIVVEHDEEAVLLADHVLDIGPGAGVHGGNIIAQGTPQEVMDNPNSITGQYLSGKLKIAIPKQRKPFDPERCLQLFGAQSHNLKSVNLEIPLGIMTAITGVSGSGKSTLINRTLYPLLANSLNRAEMTAAKYSSIEGLQYLDKVVDIDQSPIGRTPRSNPATYTGLFTPIRELLAGTQESRTRGYTPGRFSFNVKGGRCEACQGDGMIKVEMHFLPDIYVPCDACKGKRYNRETLDITYKGKNINQILEMTVEDAREFFDAIPSVARKLQTLMDVGLSYIRLGQSATTLSGGEAQRVKLSRELSKRDTGKTIYILDEPTTGLHFHDIAQLLKVLVRLKEHGNTIVVIEHNLDVIKTADWVIDLGPEGGDKGGAIIAAGTPEEVAREAHSHTGRFLAPVLDNG
- a CDS encoding Rrf2 family transcriptional regulator: MISRTGKHALQILGHLVKNQGTWISGQDIATATDIPANYLGKILNNLAKHGFVESRKGWGGGFTIRDEAMARPINEALEVVEGPTAAESKECAYGLGQCNDDQPCPLHQHFKPIRAAFEEMLSSVTVRDICSLDEKIDL
- the queC gene encoding 7-cyano-7-deazaguanine synthase QueC; the encoded protein is MSKKAVILLSGGLDSATVLAIAQAQGYACYALSFRYGQRHESELVAASGIAKQQGVVQHLIIPLDFADIGGSALTDHTIDVPASLSEGIPITYVPARNTIFLSYALGWAEVLEADDIFIGVNAVDYSGYPDCRPEFMSAFSAMANLATKRAVEGDPMTLHTPLLELSKGDIIRKGTVLGVDYGVTVSCYQADERGDACGVCDSCRLRKQGFSDAGIVDPTRYK
- the queE gene encoding 7-carboxy-7-deazaguanine synthase QueE, translating into MSSLRMSEIFVSLQGESRSIGFPTAFIRLTGCPLRCHYCDTQYAFQGGEQMALGEVVRRVEAFHVHHVCVTGGEPLAQKGVLALLSQLCDKGYEVSLETSGALDVSDVDSRVIKVMDLKTPASGEMEKNLYENISSLTPQDQVKFVICNREDYLWAKEIVLHHDLPACCEVLFSPSFSQQQPAELAQWIIDDHLPVRFQMQLHKILWGEAEGR
- the ybgF gene encoding tol-pal system protein YbgF, yielding MDLFKHRLPTVGVLFAAVFSGTLSADVPVVDLTAKPQQQAAVYVAKPLSVEQRLSLLERKLDNDALIDLYQRLDALQLEVQQLRGEQEQQQHGIEGIKQRQRSLYIDLDQRIGSLQKSFKRLSLPTAAVADVTAALPEGELAGVVDGAAGSGLTEQGVDAASNGALSVEAGAAVITPLPVTGGGVGVADNGAPSADLAAAKPPEPINPLQEQSDYQKALDLLMAGNYEQSITAFSSFLQRYPTGEYQQNAQYWLGEAYYVSRLFDQAIESFSQVIADKSARKRPDAMLKSGYSLYEQKRWGECREILQQLINEYPQSAAAGLAEQRIQMLRAANL